One Triticum dicoccoides isolate Atlit2015 ecotype Zavitan unplaced genomic scaffold, WEW_v2.0 scaffold97374, whole genome shotgun sequence genomic window carries:
- the LOC119348597 gene encoding uncharacterized protein LOC119348597, with amino-acid sequence MSLIVEAEKAANALEPVAAKIPFAQASLIEARKLVTEARMSLEGVDDNDGPAESSSDDTSDDSGVSELHKLENQNDLIKQENKSVNGMKLPPRTVNGMDFYFDVSALGEKEQLSMFQRIENSMERAYLLPSAFSTAQDVNGNLGTNDLCISEQVVNNDQIDRIAADTTEFISAEPLENVSSPANKSKMRWVRGRLVEGEE; translated from the coding sequence GTCACTCATTGTAGAAGCCGAGAAAGCTGCAAATGCTCTTGAGCCTGTTGCAGCGAAAATTCCATTTGCTCAAGCATCACTTATAGAAGCTAGAAAGCTTGTTACAGAGGCAAGAATGTCACTCGAAGGTGTTGATGATAATGATGGGCCAGCAGAAAGTTCTTCTGATGATACCTCGGATGACTCAGGTGTCTCGGAACTGCACAAGTTGGAGAACCAAAATGACCTTATTAAACAAGAGAACAAATCTGTAAATGGAATGAAGCTACCTCCAAGGACTGTTAATGGCATGGATTTCTATTTTGATGTGTCTGCACTAGGTGAAAAGGAACAACTCAGTATGTTTCAGAGGATAGAGAACTCCATGGAAAGAGCTTATTTGCTTCCTTCAGCTTTTTCAACAGCTCAAGATGTGAACGGAAATCTTGGAACAAATGATCTATGTATCAGTGAGCAAGTGGTCAATAACGACCAGATCGACCGGATTGCAGCAGATACAACAGAATTTATTTCAGCAGAGCCACTAGAGAATGTGTCCTCACCTGCTAATAAGTCTAAGATGAGATGGGTACGTGGAAGACTAGTTGAAGGAGAAGAATAA